A single Pyxicephalus adspersus chromosome 8, UCB_Pads_2.0, whole genome shotgun sequence DNA region contains:
- the INKA1 gene encoding PAK4-inhibitor INKA1, protein MKGSASGTQMECMFRVLHDLKRSAPPPSPPPEESTGPPTRRPVKRDIRSSHRTSDLSEVESACCVDLPNDVSPMSCAQRGLEWDSGYSEVSGSSLRGEEEELEVEEDQSPAPPVLRRHNLPPCSRLSSGGLLRTRQTRVRPKSTSDVCLEQWGGIGMGVGSQDWTGCLLSQSRSRQPLVLGDNSFADLVKQWMDLPDNGEEEDRRNRWLNKPHGFLVSLSGNVKKRLGNMSRTRGRSEQEAAKRLSCPQLGCRPLSPFYHQSLSNISEVSTGLLHCRSRQPIICSDGFF, encoded by the coding sequence ATGAAGGGATCCGCATCTGGCACACAAATGGAGTGCATGTTCCGCGTCCTGCATGACCTGAAACGTTCCGCGCCTCCACCATCTCCTCCCCCTGAGGAGTCCACAGGTCCTCCCACTCGCAGGCCTGTAAAACGGGACATTCGCTCTTCCCATCGCACTTCTGATTTGTCTGAGGTGGAGTCCGCCTGCTGTGTGGATTTACCCAATGACGTGTCACCAATGAGCTGCGCCCAGCGGGGTCTGGAATGGGATTCTGGCTACTCAGAGGTTTCGGGGAGCTCCCTGCGGGGAGAGGAAGAGGAATTGGAAGTAGAAGAAGACCAGAGCCCAGCCCCCCCTGTACTGCGCAGACACAACCTGCCACCATGTTCACGTTTATCTTCAGGGGGATTATTGCGTACCAGACAAACAAGAGTCCGCCCCAAATCCACATCAGACGTTTGCCTGGAACAGTGGGGGGGCATTGGAATGGGGGTTGGCTCACAGGACTGGACGGGGTGTTTGCTCTCCCAGAGCCGCAGCCGCCAACCTTTGGTTCTTGGGGACAACAGTTTTGCCGATCTGGTCAAGCAGTGGATGGATCTTCCAGATAACGGCGAGGAGGAGGACCGGCGTAATCGTTGGCTGAACAAACCTCACGGCTTCCTGGTTAGTCTGTCTGGCAATGTAAAGAAACGCCTGGGTAACATGTCACGGACACGCGGGCGATCGGAGCAAGAGGCAGCAAAGCGGTTATCCTGTCCCCAGCTGGGTTGTCGCCCCCTCTCGCCCTTCTACCACCAATCCCTCTCCAATATCTCAGAGGTCTCAACCGGACTTTTACATTGCCGCAGCAGGCAGCCAATCATATGCAGCGACGGATTTTTCTAA